A genome region from Panthera leo isolate Ple1 chromosome A2, P.leo_Ple1_pat1.1, whole genome shotgun sequence includes the following:
- the LOC122213137 gene encoding uncharacterized protein LOC122213137 — translation MRFVGQLFPENCCSNEAQDVPPRTTTSIKKGDLFWLHIRMQPLTVPEEATRTWLMPCPKEGNSKDGKDSEERSNVLPVIHLLLRVLHKLSSTIHKQRFGALPIQSFYNPHADIPGFMQAVMTCICSLYVTSLQNPSVPFLVSLWTLSVSMLLQHEVWRKCPKWPRREGVKESAGLSPTCWTCLRKWGSTWVPSLCVSCLNGSFHARFSSSLHLSRSTPSLNL, via the exons ATGAGATTTGTTGGGCAGCTG TTCCCAGAAAATTGCTGTAGCAATGAAGCACAAGATGTGCCACCCAGGACAACCACATCCATAAAGAAAGGAGACCTCTTCTGGTTGCACATCAGGATGCAACCTCTTACTGTACCAGAGGAAG CTACCCGAACATGGTTGATGCCCTGTCCAAAGGAAGGCAACTCCAAGGATGGCAAGGATTCAGAAGAAAGGAGCAACGTGCTGCCTGTAATTCATCTCCTCCTCCGTGTCTTGCACAAACTCTCTTCCACCATCCATAAGCAACGCTTTGGAGCCCTCCCCATTCAATCCTTTTATAATCCCCATGCTGACATACCTGGCTTCATGCAGGCAGTGATGACTTGCATATGTAGCTTGTATGTAACCTCTCTGCAGAACCCCTCAGTCCCTTTCTTAGTGTCCCTCTGGACACTTAGTGTCAGCATGTTACTGCAGCACGAAGTCTGGAGAAAATGTCCCAAATGGCCCAGAAGGGAGGGGGTGAAGGAGTCAGCAGGGCTGAGCCCAACTTGTTGGACCTGTCTCAGGAAGTGGGGATCTACCTGGGTTCCGTCACTGTGTGTTTCCTGCCTGAATGGATCTTTTCATGCTAGATTCAGctcttccctccatctctcaAGAAGCACCCCTTCGCTCAACTTATGA